One Clavelina lepadiformis chromosome 1, kaClaLepa1.1, whole genome shotgun sequence genomic region harbors:
- the LOC143447464 gene encoding E3 ubiquitin-protein ligase RNF19A-like isoform X1 yields the protein MSSGDVSSSSEISNHKQRRLTWFGRRRRPSLPRFGRCSSRKKKQSQSSLSSVEALSTTAVETQKEEISDTSSGDHDTNKEKKNDSHGKEDTIPVSNDNSLASMECPLCLTSQPMENFPVLSTCQHRSCLNCLRQYLAIEISESRVNLMCPECQEKLHPTDMRAILENEPHLMVKWEEFTLRRTLSVDPDCRWCPAPDCGYAVIAYGCASCPRIVCQRPGCNTEFCYHCRQEWHHNLTCDSAHLQRTKQLRIRSNSTAYSQGSTFHDEIKPCPKCGALIVKMNDGSCNHMTCTVCEVEFCWLCLQEITDLHYLSPSGCTFWGKKPWSRKKKILWQLGLLIGAPLGIGLVAGVAVPAIIFGLPVWVARRLIAQFENRDVSKFKRNLIVATCVTGSVIFAPALAALAVGVGVPVMLLYVYGVVPISLCRTGSYGLRDRDGPAGLMLPTNFRFDLVGSGAQPGTSSPDDGSNFSGQPVLINSRHGPTNPSIGEASVGGMTMGSFNTSRGSNMDKAGRIDADGASTVAMAGMSITGSLSGISGAGTVGANRAEMISKDSDQHSTHTQISVGSAPNFTSVQVHMNDNVSEHSAFSFSSTATAGSTVKKSYSSKPIGAKRKTKQAKRSSSVNATSAVKNESGSHGLPVVADTSVTTTSTSDQSALTIVNECTVKETKSSTLKAEVNKVSVPVTTLDDRSDSSSCGSQSQLLPITKDSEKYAQLSTSATETVYV from the exons ATGTCATCTGGAGATGTTAGTTCCTCGTCAGAAATATCAAACCATAAACAAAGAAGATTGACGTGGTTTGGCCGAAGAAGACGTCCATCACTACCGAG ATTTGGCCGATGTAGCAGCAGAAAGAAGAAGCAGAGTCAGAGCTCATTGTCCAGTGTTGAAGCACTTTCCACCACTGCAGTGGAGACACAGAAAGAAGAGATTTCAGACACATCATCTGGTGATCATG ACACAAACAAGGAGAAGAAGAATGACTCACATGGTAAGGAAGATACTATCCCAGTTAGTAATGACAACAGTCTAGCTTCGATGGAGTGTCCTTTATGTCTTACTTCACAG CCCATGGAAAATTTTCCTGTTCTGAGTACATGCCAGCACCGTTCTTGCTTAAACTGTCTTCGGCAATATTTAGCCATAGAAATATCTGAAAGCAG GGTCAACTTGATGTGCCCTGAATGTCAGGAAAAGCTTCATCCCACCGACATGAGAGCAATCCTTGAAAACGAACCTCACCTGATGGTAAAGTGGGAAGAATTTACATTACGGCGAACGCTCTCTGTTGATCCGGATTGCAGATGGTGTCCTGCCCCAGACTGTGG GTATGCTGTAATTGCGTATGGTTGTGCAAGTTGCCCCAGAATCGTCTGCCAAAGGCCAGGATGTAACACTGAGTTCTGTTATCACTGTCGCCAG GAATGGCATCACAATTTAACTTGTGACTCAGCGCATTTGCAGAGAACAAAACAACTTCGTATACGATCAAACTCTACTGCCTACAGTCAAGGGTCAACATTTCATg ATGAAATCAAACCTTGCCCTAAATGTGGCGCTTTAATCGTCAAAATGAATGATGGCTCATGTAATCACATGACGTGCACTGTGTGTGAGGTTGAATTCTGCTGGTTGTGTTTACAAGAGATTACAGATCTTCATTATCTGAG TCCATCTGGTTGTACTTTCTGGGGTAAAAAACCATGGAGTAGAAAGAAGAAAATTCTCTGGCAATTGGGACTGTTAATTGGTGCACCACTTGGAATTGGTTTGGTTGCTGGGGTAGCAGTTCCTGCCATTATATTCGGCTTACCTGTTTGGGTGGCAAGACGG CTTATTGCCCAGTTTGAAAATCGAGATGTGTCAAAATTCAAGAGAAATCTTATAGTAGCTACTTGTGTCACTGGCTCCGTCATCTTTGCCCCTGCACTTGCTGCTCTGGCTGTTG GTGTTGGGGTACCAGTCATGTTGCTTTATGTCTATGGCGTTGTACCTATTTCGCTGTGTCGTACCGGCAGCTACGGACTACGTGACAGAGATGGGCCTGCTGGTTTAATGCTTCCAACTAACTTCCGGTTTGATCTGGTTGGTTCTGGTGCACAACCAGGAACTTCATCACCGGATGATGGTTCTAATTTCTCCGGACAACCAGTCCTTATTAACT CTAGACATGGGCCAACCAATCCAAGCATCGGAGAGGCAAGTGTAGGTGGGATGACCATGGGTAGCTTTAACACATCCCGTGGCAGCAACATGGACAAAGCTGGAAGGATTGATGCTGATGGAGCCAGCACGGTGGCAATGGCAG GCATGAGTATTACTGGAAGTTTGTCTGGAATAAGTGGTGCGGGCACAGTTGGGGCAAACAG GGCCGAGATGATTTCTAAGGATTCGGACCAACATTCTACTCACACACAAATTTCAGTTGGTTCTGCTCCTAATTTCACCTCTGTACAA GTTCATATGAATGACAATGTATCTGAACATAGTGCATTCAGCTTCTCTTCAACTGCCACCGCTGGCAGCACTGTTAAGAAGTCATATTCATCAAAACCAATCGGAGCTAAacgtaaaacaaaacaagccAAAA GATCGTCATCTGTCAATGCAACGAGTGCAGTAAAGAATGAGAGCGGTTCCCATGGTCTTCCTGTTGTCGCTGACACTTCAGTAACTACCACAAGCACATCAGACCAGTCCGCTTTAACAATTGTTAACGAATGTACT GTAAAAGAAACCAAATCTTCTACCTTGAAGGCAGAGGTTAACAAAGTTTCCGTCCCTGTAACAACTCTAGATGACCGAAGTGATTCAAGCAGCTGCGGCAGTCAAAGTCAACTTCTTCCAATTACGAAAGATTCTGAAAAATATGCCCAATTGTCCACCTCTGCCACTGAGACAGTCTATGTTTGA
- the LOC143447464 gene encoding E3 ubiquitin-protein ligase RNF19A-like isoform X2, with protein sequence MSSGDVSSSSEISNHKQRRLTWFGRRRRPSLPRFGRCSSRKKKQSQSSLSSVEALSTTAVETQKEEISDTSSGDHDTNKEKKNDSHGKEDTIPVSNDNSLASMECPLCLTSQPMENFPVLSTCQHRSCLNCLRQYLAIEISESRVNLMCPECQEKLHPTDMRAILENEPHLMVKWEEFTLRRTLSVDPDCRWCPAPDCGYAVIAYGCASCPRIVCQRPGCNTEFCYHCRQEWHHNLTCDSAHLQRTKQLRIRSNSTAYSQGSTFHDEIKPCPKCGALIVKMNDGSCNHMTCTVCEVEFCWLCLQEITDLHYLSPSGCTFWGKKPWSRKKKILWQLGLLIGAPLGIGLVAGVAVPAIIFGLPVWVARRLIAQFENRDVSKFKRNLIVATCVTGSVIFAPALAALAVGVGVPVMLLYVYGVVPISLCRTGSYGLRDRDGPAGLMLPTNFRFDLVGSGAQPGTSSPDDGSNFSGQPVLINSRHGPTNPSIGEASVGGMTMGSFNTSRGSNMDKAGRIDADGASTVAMAGMSITGSLSGISGAGTVGANRAEMISKDSDQHSTHTQISVGSAPNFTSVHMNDNVSEHSAFSFSSTATAGSTVKKSYSSKPIGAKRKTKQAKRSSSVNATSAVKNESGSHGLPVVADTSVTTTSTSDQSALTIVNECTVKETKSSTLKAEVNKVSVPVTTLDDRSDSSSCGSQSQLLPITKDSEKYAQLSTSATETVYV encoded by the exons ATGTCATCTGGAGATGTTAGTTCCTCGTCAGAAATATCAAACCATAAACAAAGAAGATTGACGTGGTTTGGCCGAAGAAGACGTCCATCACTACCGAG ATTTGGCCGATGTAGCAGCAGAAAGAAGAAGCAGAGTCAGAGCTCATTGTCCAGTGTTGAAGCACTTTCCACCACTGCAGTGGAGACACAGAAAGAAGAGATTTCAGACACATCATCTGGTGATCATG ACACAAACAAGGAGAAGAAGAATGACTCACATGGTAAGGAAGATACTATCCCAGTTAGTAATGACAACAGTCTAGCTTCGATGGAGTGTCCTTTATGTCTTACTTCACAG CCCATGGAAAATTTTCCTGTTCTGAGTACATGCCAGCACCGTTCTTGCTTAAACTGTCTTCGGCAATATTTAGCCATAGAAATATCTGAAAGCAG GGTCAACTTGATGTGCCCTGAATGTCAGGAAAAGCTTCATCCCACCGACATGAGAGCAATCCTTGAAAACGAACCTCACCTGATGGTAAAGTGGGAAGAATTTACATTACGGCGAACGCTCTCTGTTGATCCGGATTGCAGATGGTGTCCTGCCCCAGACTGTGG GTATGCTGTAATTGCGTATGGTTGTGCAAGTTGCCCCAGAATCGTCTGCCAAAGGCCAGGATGTAACACTGAGTTCTGTTATCACTGTCGCCAG GAATGGCATCACAATTTAACTTGTGACTCAGCGCATTTGCAGAGAACAAAACAACTTCGTATACGATCAAACTCTACTGCCTACAGTCAAGGGTCAACATTTCATg ATGAAATCAAACCTTGCCCTAAATGTGGCGCTTTAATCGTCAAAATGAATGATGGCTCATGTAATCACATGACGTGCACTGTGTGTGAGGTTGAATTCTGCTGGTTGTGTTTACAAGAGATTACAGATCTTCATTATCTGAG TCCATCTGGTTGTACTTTCTGGGGTAAAAAACCATGGAGTAGAAAGAAGAAAATTCTCTGGCAATTGGGACTGTTAATTGGTGCACCACTTGGAATTGGTTTGGTTGCTGGGGTAGCAGTTCCTGCCATTATATTCGGCTTACCTGTTTGGGTGGCAAGACGG CTTATTGCCCAGTTTGAAAATCGAGATGTGTCAAAATTCAAGAGAAATCTTATAGTAGCTACTTGTGTCACTGGCTCCGTCATCTTTGCCCCTGCACTTGCTGCTCTGGCTGTTG GTGTTGGGGTACCAGTCATGTTGCTTTATGTCTATGGCGTTGTACCTATTTCGCTGTGTCGTACCGGCAGCTACGGACTACGTGACAGAGATGGGCCTGCTGGTTTAATGCTTCCAACTAACTTCCGGTTTGATCTGGTTGGTTCTGGTGCACAACCAGGAACTTCATCACCGGATGATGGTTCTAATTTCTCCGGACAACCAGTCCTTATTAACT CTAGACATGGGCCAACCAATCCAAGCATCGGAGAGGCAAGTGTAGGTGGGATGACCATGGGTAGCTTTAACACATCCCGTGGCAGCAACATGGACAAAGCTGGAAGGATTGATGCTGATGGAGCCAGCACGGTGGCAATGGCAG GCATGAGTATTACTGGAAGTTTGTCTGGAATAAGTGGTGCGGGCACAGTTGGGGCAAACAG GGCCGAGATGATTTCTAAGGATTCGGACCAACATTCTACTCACACACAAATTTCAGTTGGTTCTGCTCCTAATTTCACCTCT GTTCATATGAATGACAATGTATCTGAACATAGTGCATTCAGCTTCTCTTCAACTGCCACCGCTGGCAGCACTGTTAAGAAGTCATATTCATCAAAACCAATCGGAGCTAAacgtaaaacaaaacaagccAAAA GATCGTCATCTGTCAATGCAACGAGTGCAGTAAAGAATGAGAGCGGTTCCCATGGTCTTCCTGTTGTCGCTGACACTTCAGTAACTACCACAAGCACATCAGACCAGTCCGCTTTAACAATTGTTAACGAATGTACT GTAAAAGAAACCAAATCTTCTACCTTGAAGGCAGAGGTTAACAAAGTTTCCGTCCCTGTAACAACTCTAGATGACCGAAGTGATTCAAGCAGCTGCGGCAGTCAAAGTCAACTTCTTCCAATTACGAAAGATTCTGAAAAATATGCCCAATTGTCCACCTCTGCCACTGAGACAGTCTATGTTTGA